The window AAGAACCGGCACTGGTGGTGTCTGGATCAGCTGGATCCAGCACCATGCCTTTGCTGGCACGCAGCTTCAGCACGGTCTCGCGGACCTCGGCGAGCGCGACCTGCGCTCCAAGCTCAACACCGAGAGCCGAGGCAAGCTGAGGGAAGGCAATGGGGGCAGAGAGATTCTCGCCATAGGAGGCCAAGCTCAGCTCCACCGTGAGGACAACACCTTCTTTGCCCTGCTTGAACACCGAGTCGCGGTATCCCAGAGCTAAGTCAGCTGCGGGGATCCAGGAGATCTCCTGGGTGTAGCGGTCAAGGAATTCAACGGCGGTGAGTACGGAAGAGAGCTCTTGGCCGTAGGCGCCAATGTTTTGAATCGGTGCCGCCCCGGTTGAGCCGGGGATTCCAGAGAGTGCCTCAATACCCGCAAGTCCCTCGGAAATACTCCAGGCAACCAGGTTGTCCCAGTTCTCCCCCGCGGCAACGCGAATTGTGCTGTGGTTCGGGGAACGAGAGATGTCCTGCTGACGTTCAATGCCGGTGGTGGCCACGTGAATGACGGTGCCATCAAATCCCTCGTCCGCAACGATGGTGTTGGAGCCGCCACCCAAGATCAGCCAGGGTTCATTCGAATCCCACGTGTCCACGGCAGCTTCGATGAGCTGTTCCCGGGTGGTGACTGTGATGAGTTCGCGCGCCGGACCGCCCACCTGGATGGTGGTCAGTGTCGACAGCGGAACAGAGGTCATCTTCTAGGCGAGGTTTACGCGAACTTGGGCTTTACCCAGAACAGTCTCGTCGTTGTATTTGACGGTGAGGTCAATGCGGGCAACCTGAGTTTCTTCTTCCAGGGCACCCACGGTTGCGGTCACGGTGACATCAGCACCGGTTGCACCATCAACCAACACTGGACGGGTAAAGCGCACCTGGTAGTCCACGATGCGAGCAGGGTCGCCCACCCAGTTCGAGACCGGCTGCACAGCCAGACCCATGGTCAGCATGCCGTGAGCAAGAACTCCGGGAAGACCAACGGAGATCGCAACATCATCGCGGTAGTGAATGGGGTTGAAGTCACCGGATGCCCCGGCATAACGCACCAGGTTGTCACGGGTGAGGTGGAAAGACTCTTCGGCGACAACGTCGCCCTTGGTCAGGGAGCTGTAGTCAACCATGATTAGTCCTCATCTCCTCGAACGACCAGCGTGGAGATCGCGGTTACGACGTGCTTGCCCTCGGCATCGACAATGTCGGTGTCTGCAGTGACCATGTTGTGGCCACCGAGGCTCTTCACACTGGAGACAGTAAGGGTTGCGGTGAGTTCATCACCAGCAACGATGGCACGGGTGTAAGTGAAGCGCTGTTCACCGTGGACAACGCGAGAGAAGTCGATACCGGCATCTGGCTCTGCTAGCAGCTGGGCCAGGGTTGCCTCCTGCACGACCACAGGGAAGGTAGGTGGCGCAACCAGGTCTGCGTGGCCAGCAGCCTTGGCTGCCTCCACATCAAAGTTGATGGGATTGGTAGAAAGAACGGCGCGAGAAAACTCGCGAATCTTCTCGCGTCCAACAAGATACGGGGCGGTCGGAGGGAAGACACGACCTTGAAGTTCAGGATTTACAGCCACGGCACAATTCTAGGCGTGGCTGAGCATGTTGAGCTTAAACAAAGAACCCCAGACCATCTTTGGTCTGAGGTTCTTGTGCAGCAGTGCTGCGAAGTTACTTTTTTACTGGCAGCTGTCGCACTGGAGCAGATCCATAGGATCTACGGGTACTGCGTAGCCACCAACGGTGTCGTTTGATTCGAATTCCATTTTTGCCTCCATAAAACTTGTCGAATCCCTTGCGGGATTCTGCCGCACCCCTGCGGTGAGTTATCACTATATAACGTGAATCACACCTGTGTCATTCCACTACATGTAGTGTTTGTGAGTTTTTTCATAACATTCTGTGAGTTCGCCTAGAGAACCGCATATTTACGCCATTTCCGCCTGAGAAAAAACTTAATTCAATCCGGGGTTTCGGCGTGTCGAGCATCCCCGATAGTGTGGTCTGAGCCTGCTGAAGGGCCCCAGTCGCACGACAGTCGTCGTGGCGGGCATTCAGCGGATGAACACAGAGTGGATGTCAGCGACATGACAACGCCCAACGGCAATCACATGCACACCGTCGATCTCGAAACAATGAAGCTTCGCGAGCAAGTATTTGAATACGCTCGCCGTCGCATGAACTACGACCCGCCACCGCTGGATGGGCCTAAGACCATTTCAGAACTGCGTGCAGCAGTTCCTGCCACCGTGACCGAAGAGGGCATGGGCGGCATTGAAGCGCTGAGCTTGTTTGAGAACGTGTTGGCAGAAGCCACCATCTCGAACGACCACCCCAACTACCTCTCCTTCATTCCGTGTGCACCGACAGAGGCAGCAACCCTGTTTGACCTCATCGTCTCTGCCTCCACCATCTATGGCGGATCGTGGATGGAGGGTGCTGGTGCGGTCTATGCCGAGAACCAGGTACTCGAATGGCTCGCCACAGAAGCCGGCATGCCTGAAGGCGCCGGTGGCGTCTTCGTTCAGGGTGGAACCCTGGGTAACCTTTCTGCTCTGGTTGCAGCTCGTCACACCGCCAAGGAAGCCCTCCTGGCCACTGGAAAATCTCTCCCTGCTCGCTGGCGCTTCGCCTGTAGTTCGGAAGCCCACTCGTCACTCAAGGCCGCTGCGAGGGTCATGGACGTGGACATCGTCCCTGTCCCCGTCAATGCTGAAGGTCGCTTGACCGGTGAAGCCCTCGAGAAGACACTCGAAGGCGACTGGGATGGCATCTTTGCCGTCGTCGCCACCGGTGGAACCACCAACTTCGGCATCGTGGACGAACTCGAAGCAGTGGGTAAAGTCACCAAGGCACACAACGTGTGGTTCCACGTAGACGGTGCCTACGGCATCGCTGCGATGCTGGCACCGACCACCAAGCACCTCTTTGCCGGGGTGGCTCTGGCGGACTCGTTTATTGTCGATCCCCACAAGTGGCTCTTTGCTCCCTTCGATGCGTGTGCACTGGTTTACCGAGACCCTGAATTGGGACGTGTGACCCACACGCAGCACGCTGAGTACCTGGATGCACTCGAGAACCCTGAAGAGTGGAACCCCAGCGACTACGCCTATAACCTCACGCGTCGTCCTCGTGGATTACCGCTGTGGTTCTCTCTGGCCACCTATGGTGTTGCGGCCTACCGCGAAGCCATTGAGCAGAACATTCAGTTGGCTTACAAGATTGCTAATGAGATTCGTCGCCGTCCAGATCTGGACCTGGTGCGTGATCCACAACTCTCCGTCGTGGTGTTCACCAAGAAGGGCTGGAAGCTCGAGGACTACACCCGGTGGTCCAACAAACTCCTCGCAGACGGCATCGGTTTTGTTGTTCCCAGCTCACACAAGGGCGAGCCCAACACTCGCTTCGCAATTGTGAACCCGAGAACTTCTTACGAATCTTTGGTCGAAATCCTCGACACGATGGTCTAACTAGGAATACGGTCTAATCGTGACACCTCGTGAATTTCACATGCCTGCAGAGTGGGCAGAACATGAGCGCACCTGGATGGCGTGGCCCTCTTCCGGTTACACCCTCGGTGAGACTGAAGAACTAGCCGATGAAGCACGCAAGTGCTGGTCCGACGTGGCCAACACCATCGTGCGATTTGAGCCGGTCACCATCTTGGTTGACCCCAGTGCCGTCGACGAAGCGAAGAAGTGGCTCGACCCGAAAGTGGAGGTTCTGGTCGCCGAACTCGATGACGCCTGGATGCGCGATATTGGGCCGACCTTTGTCCGCGATGACAAGGGCAACCTGGCCGGCGTGAACTGGATCTTCAATGGCTGGGGCGGACAATCCTGGGCCAGCTGGGAGCACGACTCTCAGGCAGCCACCACCATTCTGGACTCCATCGGTGTTCCCCGCATTGACTCTCCTCTGACCAATGAGGGTGGTGGCATCCATGTCAATGGTTCTCGCACCGTCATGATTACCGAGACCGTGCAGCTTGATCCAGGTCGCAACCCGGACTGGACCAAGGCACAGGTTGAGGAAGAGCTGCGGCGCACCCTCGGCATCGATGACGTGATCTGGATGCCTCGTGGTCTCACCCGCGACTATGACGAATTCGGCACCCGTGGTCACATCGACATCGTTGCCTGCTTTGCCAATGAAGACACCGTGCTCTTCCACGATCAGAAGAACCAGGACCACCCGGACTACTGGATTAGCCAAGAAGTGCGTCGTGTGCTCAAGGGTGCTCGGGATGCCGAAGGCAACAAGCTCAACGTCATCTCTGTGCCAGCACCAGAAACTCTGCAGGACGATGAAGGCTGGGTCGACTACAGCTACATCAACCACTACGTCTGCAATGGTGCTGTGATTTTGTGTGCATTCGACGACGAGGGCGACAAGAAGGCTCAGAAGGTTCTTGCTAAGGCCTATCCCGGTCGTGAGATTGTGCTCGTGGACGCTCGTCCACTCTTTGCCCGCGGCGGCGGCATTCACTGCATTACGCAGCAGCAGCCCAAGGCGTAATTACTTCTCTTCTGCCTGACCTCTGAGCACATCTACTTGGTGCTCAAGGAGTTTGGCCATCTTGTCCATGGCCTGGTACTCCTCGGAGGAGGAATCAGGCCGACCCGTTTGTGAATATGAAGCGACGGGACGTCAATCTACATCAACACCAATGGCGTTTGTCCTTTGTCAAAACTAGACTTCCAACAAAGAGGAAGTGAGGTTCTAAATGCGATTAGACATTGATGGCCTTGGGGTGCAAACACATCTGACAATTTTGCAGAGCATAATTGGGCGGCTCTCCACTTTGGGTGGCGGGATAAAAATGCTAGCGGCAACTGTTGTGGGTATAGTTGCCGTGCTCGGAGACAGAGATTTGCGCAGCGCTTCTGCTCTTGGTGGCTTCGTGTTGGTTTTGTGGGGACTGGACGGATATTACTTAGCAAAAGAACGCTGGTTTCGTCGGGTGTATAGCCGATTTGTAAATGACTTACAGTCAAACAAAGTCCTCGCCCAAGATTTGTTTACGGTCGAAAAACCAGCTTTGAAGTCTGCCGAATTGGTGAAAGCGGCTTTTTCGCCTTCGATTTGGGTTTTCTATGTTGCCATCTTCATTCTTTCTTTTGTTACCGTCGTTACGCGGGACTGCCAATGACAAATATTCAAGGAAACGAATTCATCAATATGCGAAAAAGCGTTCAGCAGATTGCAGATGAAGGCCGAGACTCCCCGGGTCGTGTTCGCCGCAAGGTCTTTATTTCCTATCATGTGGCAGATGAAGAACAAGTCAGAACCTTTGTTTCGGAATACAAGGATTTTTTTCACTTTCGCTGCGTTGGAGTAACTGAAAAACACGACTTCGTGGACAGCAGCTCAGATGAATACATTAAGCGTCGCATCCGGGAGGATTACCTTCGCGATTCAACAGTGACAATCCTGATGGTGGGAAAGTGCACATGGAGTCGCCACTTTGTTGACTGGGAAATCTCTGCAACCTTGCGTAACGACTCGAGTAATAAACGGTCAGGTTTAGTCGGAATCGCCTTGCCAGAACTGAACGGTAAATGGAAATTGCCAGATCGTGCCCGCGCGAACTGGGAAAAAAATGATCCAGGCAAGTCTTACATGGTAGCAATCAACTACCCAAAGACAGTTAAAGTTCTTTTTGATGCTGTCGAAGCTGCCTATGATAAGCGGGATTCGGGCACTGTTCCAGTCGACAACTCTTTGCCATTGCCGAAATTCAATAAGCCCTGCAACGGATAATTCTGTCCTATTTTTTGAGAAGTTGGACCTCCTGCAACCATCTCCTTCCTGAAAGACAATTAGGGTTTGGAGCGCCTATAAACGCAAAGCATCTGGGTACATGAAA of the Aurantimicrobium photophilum genome contains:
- a CDS encoding UDP-N-acetylmuramate dehydrogenase, which encodes MTSVPLSTLTTIQVGGPARELITVTTREQLIEAAVDTWDSNEPWLILGGGSNTIVADEGFDGTVIHVATTGIERQQDISRSPNHSTIRVAAGENWDNLVAWSISEGLAGIEALSGIPGSTGAAPIQNIGAYGQELSSVLTAVEFLDRYTQEISWIPAADLALGYRDSVFKQGKEGVVLTVELSLASYGENLSAPIAFPQLASALGVELGAQVALAEVRETVLKLRASKGMVLDPADPDTTSAGSFFMNPIVTENFARNLPADAPRFPVQKTQQDRVLPLGADVPPLASVDAGPNLVKLSAAWLIENAGVKKGYSIPGSKAGISTKHTLAITNRGGATAAEVVGLATYVQAMVQSHFGIILYPEPNLIGVEI
- a CDS encoding MaoC family dehydratase, yielding MVDYSSLTKGDVVAEESFHLTRDNLVRYAGASGDFNPIHYRDDVAISVGLPGVLAHGMLTMGLAVQPVSNWVGDPARIVDYQVRFTRPVLVDGATGADVTVTATVGALEEETQVARIDLTVKYNDETVLGKAQVRVNLA
- a CDS encoding MaoC family dehydratase N-terminal domain-containing protein, with product MAVNPELQGRVFPPTAPYLVGREKIREFSRAVLSTNPINFDVEAAKAAGHADLVAPPTFPVVVQEATLAQLLAEPDAGIDFSRVVHGEQRFTYTRAIVAGDELTATLTVSSVKSLGGHNMVTADTDIVDAEGKHVVTAISTLVVRGDED
- a CDS encoding pyridoxal phosphate-dependent decarboxylase family protein, which codes for MTTPNGNHMHTVDLETMKLREQVFEYARRRMNYDPPPLDGPKTISELRAAVPATVTEEGMGGIEALSLFENVLAEATISNDHPNYLSFIPCAPTEAATLFDLIVSASTIYGGSWMEGAGAVYAENQVLEWLATEAGMPEGAGGVFVQGGTLGNLSALVAARHTAKEALLATGKSLPARWRFACSSEAHSSLKAAARVMDVDIVPVPVNAEGRLTGEALEKTLEGDWDGIFAVVATGGTTNFGIVDELEAVGKVTKAHNVWFHVDGAYGIAAMLAPTTKHLFAGVALADSFIVDPHKWLFAPFDACALVYRDPELGRVTHTQHAEYLDALENPEEWNPSDYAYNLTRRPRGLPLWFSLATYGVAAYREAIEQNIQLAYKIANEIRRRPDLDLVRDPQLSVVVFTKKGWKLEDYTRWSNKLLADGIGFVVPSSHKGEPNTRFAIVNPRTSYESLVEILDTMV
- a CDS encoding agmatine deiminase family protein, which produces MPAEWAEHERTWMAWPSSGYTLGETEELADEARKCWSDVANTIVRFEPVTILVDPSAVDEAKKWLDPKVEVLVAELDDAWMRDIGPTFVRDDKGNLAGVNWIFNGWGGQSWASWEHDSQAATTILDSIGVPRIDSPLTNEGGGIHVNGSRTVMITETVQLDPGRNPDWTKAQVEEELRRTLGIDDVIWMPRGLTRDYDEFGTRGHIDIVACFANEDTVLFHDQKNQDHPDYWISQEVRRVLKGARDAEGNKLNVISVPAPETLQDDEGWVDYSYINHYVCNGAVILCAFDDEGDKKAQKVLAKAYPGREIVLVDARPLFARGGGIHCITQQQPKA
- a CDS encoding TIR domain-containing protein; this translates as MTNIQGNEFINMRKSVQQIADEGRDSPGRVRRKVFISYHVADEEQVRTFVSEYKDFFHFRCVGVTEKHDFVDSSSDEYIKRRIREDYLRDSTVTILMVGKCTWSRHFVDWEISATLRNDSSNKRSGLVGIALPELNGKWKLPDRARANWEKNDPGKSYMVAINYPKTVKVLFDAVEAAYDKRDSGTVPVDNSLPLPKFNKPCNG